The genomic region ATGAGACCGTGGCGCACCGCGAGATCGACGTGGTCGACGAGCCCGAGGTGGCCCGTCGGCACTCGGTCTACTCGACCCCCACGACGCTCGTGCTCGATCGCGAGGGCCACGTTCGTGCGCGCTTGATCGGGGCCGTCAAGGCCGCCGACGTGCGCGCGGCTGTCGACGCCGCCCGCTCTGAGCTGGTGCGCGCATGACCGCCGCTGAGCGCGAGACTGCGCAGCCGTTCGGCATCGACCCGCGCGGCCCCCGGTTCGGCGCGACGATCACCTCGGTACTGCTGCTGGTCGTCGTGCTGCTCGGGCTCACCGAGCCGCTGGGTGCTGACGTCGTCGAGCGCGCCCTGCAGCCGTCGGCACTGCTGCTCACGGTGCTCGTGGCACTGTTCGCGTGGGGAGCGTTCGCGGGCATCCAGAAGCACCCGTACGGCGCTGTCTACCGACGCCTCATCGCCCCGCGTCTCGCGCCGCCGACCGAGCGCGAGCACCCGGCGCCGCCAACGTTCGCTCAGCTCGTCGGGCTGCTGGTCACCGCCACGGGTCTCGTGCTGCACCTGATCGGTCTGCCGGGTGCCCTCGTCGTCGCGGCGGGCGCCGCGTTCATCGCCGCCTTCCTCAACGCCGCGTTCGCCTACTGCCTCGGCTGCCAGCTGTATGTGCTGCTGGTTCGGGCAGGAATCATTCGCCGCTCAGCCGCTCGCGCGTAGGCTGAAGGCCCGCAGCCCCCGCGAACCGTCAGGAGAACTGCCATGGCCGTCACCAGCGAAGCAACCACTCTGTGGATCGGAAGCCTGCTCGAAGGGTCGGGCACCACGTCGCTTGACTCGTCCGATGCGGGCGAGTTTCCCGTCACCTGGGCTGCACGGTCGGAAGGTGTCACGGGCATGACCAACCCCGAAGAGTTGCTCGGCGCCGCGCACTCAGCCTGCTACTCGATGGCGCTCTCGAACGCGCTGAGCAAGGCCGGCCACACCCCGTCGAGCCTGCAGGTCACCGCCGCCGTGACCTTCGTGCCCGGTGAGGGCATTACGGGCAGCCACCTGCTGGTGAGCGCGTCGGTGCCGGGTTTGAGCGCCGACGAGTTTCAGACCTTCGCCGAGAACGCGAAGACCGGATGCCCGGTCTCGGCCGCGCTGACCGGCACGTCGATCACGCTCGAAGCGACGCTCGCCTAGTGGCCGCGGTGACGCCGCTGCGCGTGCTCATCGGCGGCGCATCCGGCC from Microcella sp. harbors:
- a CDS encoding OsmC family peroxiredoxin, whose amino-acid sequence is MAVTSEATTLWIGSLLEGSGTTSLDSSDAGEFPVTWAARSEGVTGMTNPEELLGAAHSACYSMALSNALSKAGHTPSSLQVTAAVTFVPGEGITGSHLLVSASVPGLSADEFQTFAENAKTGCPVSAALTGTSITLEATLA
- a CDS encoding DUF4395 domain-containing protein; translated protein: MTAAERETAQPFGIDPRGPRFGATITSVLLLVVVLLGLTEPLGADVVERALQPSALLLTVLVALFAWGAFAGIQKHPYGAVYRRLIAPRLAPPTEREHPAPPTFAQLVGLLVTATGLVLHLIGLPGALVVAAGAAFIAAFLNAAFAYCLGCQLYVLLVRAGIIRRSAARA